The proteins below come from a single Stomoxys calcitrans chromosome 1, idStoCalc2.1, whole genome shotgun sequence genomic window:
- the LOC131994201 gene encoding uncharacterized protein LOC131994201, whose product MENSSFTKSGIPKCRICKDRHFLKNCPTFQRMTVSERRDVIREKGFCFNCLCTAHKRNWCPSRNKCMVCRLNHHTMVHMDKLDSPKTSHQHRLKSSKKSPDPTERYGSGSRSQNYKERNQTQRRAQSKPSSTFGRPRTHFKERLSNKARAHIFLPTALARVQTSTDPEKARLLLNSGEAQTVILKTLVDRLHLRTTRRDNKEYCTLNLESYYDAQAKIQIVGLVQKSFRTTLPSITDTPKLQSIYNHLTNLADPHFYKPSNVEIILANDNIPKILRAGMIQTSSNMPIAQSTIFGWTISGACQY is encoded by the exons ATGGAAAACAG CTCATTTACCAAATCTGGCATCCCAAAATGTCGCATCTGTAAAGACCGACATTTCTTAAAAAACTGCCCAACTTTCCAAAGAATGACCGTATCAGAACGCAGAGATGTCATACGTGAAAAGGGTTTTTGTTTTAACTGTCTATGTACAGCACACAAACGCAACTGGTGCCCGTCCAGAAATAAATGTATGGTCTGTCGGCTAAACCACCATACCATGGTTCATATGGACAAACTTGATTCCCCTAAAACATCACATCAACACCGTTTAAAATCATCTAAAAAATCTCCAGACCCAACTGAACGATATGGTTCAGGCTCCCGTTCGCAGAATTATAAGGAGAGAAACCAAACGCAGCGACGCGCACAATCTAAACCCAGCTCTACGTTCGGTCGACCTCGAACGCATTTTAAGGAACGGCTGAGCAACAAAGCTCGAGCCCACATATTTTTACCAACGGCTCTTGCCCGGGTCCAGACCTCAACCGATCCAGAAAAGgcgaggctactactgaattCTGGAGAGGCACAGACGGTGATATTAAAGACTTTAGTGGATCGATTACACCTGCGCACTACGCGCAGAGACAATAAGGAATATTGTACGTTAAATCTCGAGTCTTACTATGACGCTCAAGCCAAAATTCAAATAGTTGGTTTAGTACAAAAGAGTTTTCGTACAACTCTACCATCGATAACCGATACGCCAAAACTACAAAGTATCTATAACCACCTCACCAATCTAGCTGACCCTCACTTCTACAAGCCTTCCAATGTGGAAATCATATTGGCCAACGACAATATACCTAAGATTCTGCGAGCAGGAATGATCCAAACCTCCTCTAACATGCCCATTGCGCAGAGTACAATTTTTGGCTGGACTATCTCTGGAGCTTGTCAATATTGA